From Synoicihabitans lomoniglobus, the proteins below share one genomic window:
- the argH gene encoding argininosuccinate lyase, with protein MAKQNQATWGGRFSAGPAELMLSFSESVSFDRRLAQFDIAGSKAHSAMLAHVGLITAKERNAIHRGLDAIGKEIAAGKFEWNTALEDVHMNIEQALTQRVPAAAKLHTARSRNDQVATDMRLFFKWACGEIDARLEEAQRALLALAELDGEVMIPGYTHLQRAQPVQVAHHLAAYLEMFERDRARFSGVAKHANWCPLGAGALAGTTLPIDREFTAKALGFVDERGRPRVTQNSMDTVADRDVFVEFATACALVGTHFSRLAEDLILWSSSEFKYIDLPDTFCTGSSLMPQKKNPDSCELLRGKAARLQGNLTTLLTMAKGLPLTYNRDLQEDKPPVFDSFDQTMMCLAVVAGTLTGARMRRESCARAVADPALLATDLADYLVENGVPFREAHHVVGAVVKLAETSGVPLDKLATADVQKIHPALKADWIDVFDLKRAAARRIGTGMPGPKQVKRQLARWRKHLA; from the coding sequence ATGGCCAAGCAAAACCAAGCGACCTGGGGGGGCCGATTCTCGGCCGGCCCCGCCGAATTGATGCTCTCGTTCAGCGAGTCCGTTTCGTTTGATCGCCGACTGGCTCAGTTCGACATCGCCGGAAGCAAAGCGCACTCGGCCATGCTCGCCCACGTGGGCCTGATCACGGCCAAGGAACGCAACGCGATCCACCGGGGACTCGACGCCATCGGCAAGGAAATCGCGGCCGGAAAGTTCGAGTGGAACACGGCGTTGGAAGATGTGCACATGAACATCGAGCAGGCGCTGACTCAGCGCGTGCCCGCCGCCGCGAAGCTGCACACCGCGCGCAGTCGCAATGATCAGGTGGCGACCGACATGCGCCTCTTTTTCAAGTGGGCCTGCGGCGAAATCGACGCGCGGTTGGAGGAGGCGCAACGGGCGTTGCTCGCGCTTGCCGAGCTCGACGGCGAGGTGATGATCCCGGGTTACACGCACTTGCAACGCGCCCAGCCGGTGCAGGTCGCCCATCACCTGGCGGCGTATTTGGAAATGTTTGAGCGCGATCGGGCGCGGTTCTCCGGGGTGGCGAAGCACGCCAATTGGTGTCCGCTGGGCGCGGGCGCGCTGGCTGGCACGACCTTGCCGATCGACCGCGAGTTCACGGCCAAGGCGCTCGGTTTTGTCGACGAGCGGGGACGTCCGCGGGTAACGCAGAACTCCATGGATACGGTCGCGGATCGCGATGTGTTCGTCGAATTTGCGACCGCCTGCGCGCTGGTGGGCACGCACTTTTCCCGGTTGGCCGAGGACCTGATTCTGTGGTCGAGCAGCGAGTTTAAATACATTGATCTGCCCGACACGTTTTGCACCGGCTCGTCGCTGATGCCGCAGAAGAAGAATCCGGATTCGTGCGAGTTGTTGCGGGGCAAAGCGGCGCGCCTGCAAGGTAACCTGACCACGTTGCTCACGATGGCGAAGGGTCTGCCGCTGACCTACAATCGCGATTTGCAGGAGGACAAGCCGCCGGTCTTTGACAGCTTTGACCAGACCATGATGTGTCTCGCCGTCGTCGCGGGCACGCTGACCGGGGCGCGCATGCGGCGTGAGTCCTGCGCCCGGGCGGTGGCGGATCCGGCGTTGTTGGCGACGGACCTGGCGGACTACCTCGTGGAAAACGGCGTGCCGTTCCGCGAAGCGCACCACGTGGTGGGCGCGGTGGTGAAACTGGCCGAAACCAGCGGCGTGCCGTTGGACAAGTTGGCCACGGCCGACGTGCAAAAAATCCATCCCGCACTCAAGGCGGACTGGATCGACGTGTTTGATCTCAAGCGTGCGGCCGCCCGACGCATCGGCACGGGCATGCCCGGTCCCAAACAGGTCAAACGGCAACTCGCCCGCTGGCGCAAACACCTGGCTTAA
- a CDS encoding response regulator produces the protein MDVWRRSAAGLCLVGSDGVIRRVNDAFAAALGFEADELEGLPIARLHPPDMALAMRAMHDAVVADDNETEWTGREMKFVHRRGRPVVAFSRNARVQGSDGEVLRLITFVDMSKMARGDRQLQLLHRMENFDALASAIANDFNNLLAIILGYSALLQEGTADSRRLRVVAEGVEGAVERASTLVRQSLYLVRRPDAVLRGANLAEMVEARVQQLRMAHGDRPIDLSVSMSSELRAVPIDVDQLGDAIDNLFGRLHQLDPKGQRALRIRTLRATGAELRSRYAQADDGAYAVIEISHPGLPRSRSRPPIPLHEQTQTAPSHDLGFTMVERIVESHSGFLGQQEQANGGLLFAIHLPLAATEHLTKAETSQSKPPMRPAKQAGQRSILVVDDEQGLLDAISETLQRAGFEVFAAKDGTAALDLFTQHRAQIDLVICDLVLPGMNGWEVFTSMRELQADVTVLIMSGHLEPKLQSAVSRSGAAGFLQKPFSMTAFMRVVRTLV, from the coding sequence ATGGATGTTTGGCGCCGCAGTGCGGCGGGACTCTGTCTGGTGGGGAGCGATGGGGTCATTCGCCGGGTCAACGACGCTTTCGCGGCGGCGTTGGGATTCGAGGCCGATGAATTGGAAGGATTGCCCATCGCCCGGCTGCATCCGCCGGATATGGCCTTGGCGATGCGTGCGATGCACGACGCCGTGGTGGCGGACGACAACGAAACCGAATGGACCGGTCGCGAGATGAAATTCGTCCACCGGCGCGGTCGGCCGGTGGTGGCGTTTTCCCGCAACGCCCGGGTGCAAGGATCGGACGGTGAAGTGCTGCGGTTGATCACTTTCGTCGACATGTCCAAGATGGCCCGGGGCGATCGACAGCTGCAGTTGCTGCACCGGATGGAAAATTTCGATGCCCTGGCTTCGGCGATTGCCAACGATTTTAACAACCTGCTCGCGATCATCCTGGGATATTCGGCGTTGTTGCAGGAAGGCACCGCGGATTCCCGCCGATTGCGGGTGGTGGCTGAAGGCGTGGAAGGGGCGGTGGAGCGCGCGTCCACTCTGGTGCGGCAAAGTCTGTATCTCGTGCGGCGACCCGACGCCGTGTTGCGCGGGGCAAATTTGGCGGAAATGGTGGAAGCGCGAGTCCAACAGCTGCGCATGGCCCATGGTGATCGTCCGATTGATTTGAGCGTTTCGATGAGCTCCGAGTTGCGGGCGGTGCCGATCGACGTGGATCAACTGGGCGACGCCATCGACAATCTTTTTGGTCGGTTGCATCAACTCGACCCCAAGGGCCAACGCGCGTTGCGGATTCGCACCCTGCGGGCGACCGGAGCGGAGTTGCGCTCCCGCTACGCGCAGGCGGACGACGGTGCCTACGCGGTCATCGAGATCAGTCATCCCGGACTGCCTCGGAGTCGCAGTCGACCACCCATTCCTCTGCACGAGCAAACGCAAACCGCGCCGTCCCACGATCTGGGTTTCACGATGGTCGAACGTATTGTGGAGTCGCACAGCGGGTTCCTGGGGCAACAGGAACAGGCCAACGGTGGTCTGCTGTTTGCGATTCACCTGCCATTGGCGGCGACGGAACACCTGACGAAAGCCGAGACCTCGCAATCAAAACCGCCGATGCGCCCGGCCAAGCAGGCCGGACAGCGATCCATACTCGTCGTCGATGATGAACAAGGGTTGCTCGATGCCATTTCCGAGACCCTGCAGCGGGCGGGTTTCGAGGTGTTTGCCGCCAAGGATGGGACGGCGGCATTGGACCTCTTCACTCAGCACCGGGCCCAAATCGATCTCGTCATCTGTGATCTGGTCCTGCCGGGCATGAATGGTTGGGAAGTATTCACCAGCATGCGTGAGTTGCAGGCCGACGTCACCGTGCTCATCATGAGTGGGCATTTGGAGCCCAAACTACAATCGGCGGTAAGCCGGTCGGGGGCGGCGGGTTTCCTGCAAAAGCCGTTTTCGATGACGGCATTCATGCGCGTCGTGCGCACGTTGGTTTGA
- a CDS encoding SDR family NAD(P)-dependent oxidoreductase has translation MPLPSFNLTGRRALITGSSQGIGRDLAHTLASAGAEVIINGRNPEKLARVVDEFAAENLTVRACAFDVADEAAVIAGAKEVGAIDILINNAGIHRRGPLADMPLADWQAVLDSNLTGPFLVARAFVSGMIERGSGKIINICSIMSNLARPTTGNYAASKGGLAMLTKAMTAEWAQHNIQINGIAPGYLDTPLNAPLVNDPKFSDWVKSRTPSRRWGKPEDLAGAAIFFAAPASDYVNGQILTIDGGMLAVV, from the coding sequence ATGCCCCTTCCCTCTTTTAACCTGACTGGGCGACGTGCCCTCATCACCGGCTCTTCCCAAGGAATCGGCCGCGATCTCGCTCACACCCTGGCCTCCGCCGGTGCCGAGGTGATCATCAATGGTCGCAACCCCGAGAAACTCGCCCGCGTGGTCGATGAATTCGCTGCGGAGAACCTGACCGTCCGCGCCTGCGCTTTTGACGTCGCCGACGAGGCGGCTGTGATCGCCGGTGCCAAGGAGGTCGGGGCCATCGACATTTTGATCAACAACGCCGGCATCCACCGGCGCGGCCCCTTGGCCGACATGCCGCTCGCCGACTGGCAGGCCGTCCTCGACTCCAACCTCACCGGTCCTTTCCTCGTCGCCCGCGCGTTCGTCAGCGGCATGATCGAACGCGGCTCCGGCAAGATCATCAATATCTGCTCCATCATGAGCAACCTCGCCCGCCCCACCACCGGCAACTACGCCGCCTCCAAGGGCGGACTCGCCATGCTCACCAAGGCGATGACCGCCGAGTGGGCGCAGCACAACATCCAGATCAACGGCATCGCCCCCGGCTACCTCGACACGCCGCTCAACGCCCCGTTGGTCAATGATCCCAAATTCAGCGACTGGGTGAAATCGCGCACGCCGTCCCGACGTTGGGGCAAACCCGAAGATCTCGCCGGGGCCGCCATATTTTTCGCCGCACCCGCTTCCGACTACGTCAACGGCCAGATTCTCACCATCGACGGCGGTATGCTCGCCGTGGTTTGA
- a CDS encoding NAD(P)/FAD-dependent oxidoreductase, producing the protein MSQPSSSRLPHVVVLGAGFGGLRFAQDFDSRRARVTVVDRQNHHLFQPLLYQVATAGLAAPDIAQPIRSLLKHKPNLEVRLAEVTGIDLAQRRVHLDRGELSYDYLVIALGGRTTYFGRPEWEQHAPGIKSLDDAMRVRREVLLAYERAEREDDPVRRRDLMTTVVVGGGPTGVELAGSLAELARKVMRRDFDRIDPREARIILVEGSDAVLGAFPPDLAASARRQLEKMGVEVRTGVRVTDLRRGEVHIGDEVLRAGTVLWGAGVGAAAVTQSLGIALDRAGRIPVNPDLSVPGHSDVFAVGDLTTLKDANGQIVPGVAQGAIQGAAFVADVLNRSLQSGVPSDPARRPAFAYRDKGNMATIGRRAAIAQIGRIHLQGLPAWLAWLALHLFFLVGFRNRLSVLLQWTYSYFSYKRGARIIMGMDQRGSPAESLVAAQKISVQE; encoded by the coding sequence ATGTCCCAGCCTTCTTCCTCCCGTCTTCCTCATGTCGTGGTGCTCGGCGCCGGTTTCGGCGGATTGCGTTTTGCCCAGGATTTTGATTCGCGGCGGGCCCGGGTCACGGTGGTCGACCGGCAGAACCATCATCTTTTTCAGCCTTTGCTGTATCAAGTGGCCACGGCGGGGCTGGCGGCGCCCGACATCGCGCAGCCGATTCGTTCGCTGTTAAAGCACAAACCGAATCTCGAAGTGCGATTGGCGGAAGTCACCGGCATCGATCTCGCGCAAAGACGGGTGCACCTCGACCGGGGTGAGCTGAGCTACGATTATCTGGTGATCGCGCTTGGCGGACGCACCACCTACTTCGGGCGGCCCGAGTGGGAACAACACGCGCCCGGCATCAAATCGCTCGACGATGCGATGCGGGTGCGGCGCGAAGTGCTGCTCGCCTACGAACGCGCCGAGCGCGAGGACGATCCGGTGCGGCGACGCGACCTCATGACCACCGTGGTGGTGGGAGGCGGGCCCACCGGCGTGGAATTGGCGGGTTCGTTGGCTGAGCTCGCGCGCAAAGTCATGCGGCGCGACTTCGATCGTATCGATCCGCGGGAAGCACGCATCATCCTCGTGGAGGGGAGTGATGCCGTGCTGGGGGCGTTTCCCCCCGATCTGGCCGCCAGTGCCCGCCGCCAACTGGAGAAAATGGGCGTCGAAGTGCGCACGGGCGTGCGCGTCACCGATCTGCGGCGAGGTGAGGTGCACATCGGTGACGAAGTCTTGCGGGCGGGCACCGTTTTGTGGGGCGCCGGGGTCGGTGCGGCGGCCGTCACGCAATCGCTCGGCATCGCGTTGGACCGGGCGGGACGGATTCCGGTGAACCCGGATTTGAGCGTGCCCGGCCACTCCGACGTGTTTGCGGTCGGCGACCTCACCACGCTGAAGGACGCCAACGGCCAAATCGTGCCGGGGGTGGCGCAAGGTGCGATTCAGGGCGCCGCGTTCGTGGCCGACGTGCTGAATCGCTCATTGCAGTCGGGCGTGCCGAGCGATCCGGCGCGACGCCCGGCGTTTGCCTACCGGGACAAAGGCAACATGGCGACGATCGGCCGGAGGGCGGCGATCGCGCAAATCGGTCGCATTCATCTGCAGGGATTGCCCGCCTGGCTGGCGTGGCTGGCGCTGCACCTTTTCTTTTTGGTCGGCTTCCGCAACCGGCTCTCCGTGCTGCTGCAATGGACCTATTCGTATTTTTCCTACAAGCGGGGCGCCCGGATCATCATGGGCATGGACCAGCGGGGATCACCGGCGGAATCTTTGGTGGCGGCACAAAAAATCTCCGTTCAGGAGTGA
- a CDS encoding amidohydrolase family protein has translation MSFRYIDTHVHFWDRAQLPYPWLEPLTRISAPHGPATYQAETGITPPEKLVFLQCVGEISSWRAEVEWIESLARDFPPIAGIVATAPLDQDEDTLRILDDLAARPLVKGVRHNTQDESLGFARNSRYVAGAQACGERGLVVDLCCYHPQLSDLTALVRQCPTTPFVLDHLGKPGIRDRLIEQWRKDISELAAEPNVTAKLSGIVTEADFDRWTIDDLRPYVQHYLEVFGPERVVFGSDWPVVKLASTHAQWLATARELLSDLSADQQDAVFYRNAERVYSL, from the coding sequence ATGTCATTTCGCTACATCGACACCCACGTGCACTTTTGGGATCGCGCCCAGTTGCCTTACCCGTGGCTTGAGCCGCTCACCCGGATTTCGGCACCGCACGGGCCCGCCACATATCAAGCCGAGACCGGCATCACGCCGCCCGAAAAACTCGTTTTTCTCCAATGCGTCGGGGAGATCTCCAGCTGGCGCGCCGAGGTCGAGTGGATTGAATCGCTGGCCCGGGACTTCCCCCCCATCGCCGGTATCGTCGCCACCGCCCCCTTGGATCAAGACGAGGACACCTTGCGTATATTGGACGACTTGGCGGCGCGTCCCTTGGTCAAAGGGGTCCGCCACAATACCCAGGACGAATCTTTGGGCTTTGCCCGCAACTCGCGCTACGTCGCCGGAGCGCAAGCCTGCGGCGAACGCGGCTTGGTCGTCGACCTGTGTTGCTACCACCCACAGTTGTCCGATCTCACCGCGCTCGTCCGGCAATGCCCGACCACCCCCTTCGTGCTCGACCACCTCGGCAAACCCGGCATCCGCGACCGCTTGATCGAGCAGTGGCGGAAAGACATCAGCGAATTGGCGGCCGAACCCAACGTCACCGCCAAACTCTCGGGCATCGTGACCGAGGCCGATTTCGACCGCTGGACGATCGACGACCTGCGACCCTACGTGCAGCACTACCTGGAAGTGTTTGGACCAGAGCGCGTGGTGTTCGGCAGCGACTGGCCCGTGGTCAAACTCGCCAGCACGCATGCCCAGTGGCTCGCCACCGCGCGCGAGCTGCTCAGCGATTTGTCCGCCGACCAGCAGGACGCCGTTTTCTACCGCAACGCCGAACGCGTCTATTCCCTGTGA
- a CDS encoding acetylxylan esterase has product MFSSRLPRAVVRSLGLIGLSLMVSAAAWADRMVVRPDRETGVYWAGETVPWTVTWDSDTDQPAPAATYLFKLGGMTEAGSGNVEFVDNVAHLEAPIEEPNALLLEVTWTEGEETKTARGGAVASPERIKPAAEAPADFDAFWQAKVAELASVPSRPRLAAEDGGRAGVDYWQITMDNIRGTEIHGQLARPTAGEKLPALLIVQWAGVYGLEKSWAVDRAAEGWLTLNILPHDLPIDQPQEFYEDQKAGPLKNYWEIGNDDREQSYFLRMYLSCYRAVEYLKSRSDWDGRTLVVMGTSQGGQQTLVTAGLHPDITAAMALVPSGADMLAPSVGREPAFPRWYEKTAGRDAAAVRETSRYFDAANFAARIKAPTLIGIGLKDTTCPPATVWAATNQIKAYTEIVPLPVSGHQDFEGSQQPYVDRVYQGWLPALKMGEPAPVALTGPQAHRALLDQLGIDKLRPGADPRDPAAPNAPNYDEAKANVYPDLPDALKSDDGTPVRTAAEWTAQRRAEIAEHFEREFYGRIPDDVPAVTWEVLDTIAETKGDMAVTTKHLAGRVDHREYPFLEVTIELSVTVPANAEGPVPTVLHFGWPARILALFPQPEGPTWEEQVLAHGWGVATIVPTSFQADNAEGLTQGIIGLTSHGKPRGLADWGALRAWAWGASRAMDYFEADPAVDSDQVTIEGLSRYGKAVLVAMAFDERFAVGFVGSSGAGGAKLYRRDFGERVENLAGGGAYHWMAGNFLKYAGPLTAADMPVDAHELIAMCAPRPVFVSAGSPNVEGQWIDQRGMFMATAAASPVYELLGLRGLGTDVYPAEEETVASGDLAWRQHAGGHTTLPNWPAFLDWADRYITTPSAVTP; this is encoded by the coding sequence ATGTTTAGTTCCAGACTGCCCCGCGCCGTTGTTCGCTCTCTCGGACTCATCGGCTTGAGTTTAATGGTCAGTGCCGCCGCGTGGGCCGATCGCATGGTGGTGCGACCCGATCGCGAGACGGGAGTATATTGGGCCGGTGAAACCGTGCCGTGGACGGTGACGTGGGATAGTGACACGGATCAACCGGCCCCGGCCGCGACCTACCTCTTCAAGCTGGGGGGCATGACCGAGGCGGGCTCGGGGAATGTCGAGTTTGTCGACAACGTTGCGCACTTGGAGGCTCCGATCGAGGAGCCCAACGCGTTGTTGTTGGAGGTGACGTGGACGGAGGGCGAGGAAACGAAAACGGCCCGTGGGGGCGCCGTGGCTTCGCCCGAGCGCATCAAGCCGGCGGCGGAAGCACCGGCGGACTTTGACGCGTTTTGGCAGGCGAAAGTAGCTGAGCTGGCGAGCGTCCCGAGCCGTCCGCGCCTCGCGGCGGAAGATGGCGGTCGCGCAGGCGTCGACTACTGGCAGATCACGATGGACAACATTCGGGGCACCGAAATCCACGGGCAGCTCGCCAGACCGACCGCGGGTGAGAAGTTGCCGGCGTTGCTCATCGTGCAATGGGCGGGAGTCTACGGATTGGAGAAAAGCTGGGCGGTGGATCGTGCCGCGGAAGGGTGGCTCACGCTCAACATCCTGCCGCACGACTTGCCAATCGATCAGCCCCAGGAATTTTACGAGGACCAGAAGGCGGGTCCCCTCAAGAACTACTGGGAGATCGGTAACGACGATCGGGAGCAGAGCTACTTCCTGCGCATGTATCTCTCCTGTTACCGGGCGGTCGAGTATTTGAAAAGCCGGTCGGATTGGGATGGCCGCACACTGGTCGTCATGGGCACGAGTCAGGGCGGACAGCAGACGCTGGTGACCGCGGGGCTGCATCCGGATATCACGGCGGCGATGGCGCTGGTGCCCTCGGGCGCCGACATGCTGGCGCCGTCGGTCGGCCGGGAACCGGCCTTCCCGCGCTGGTATGAAAAAACGGCCGGCCGCGACGCTGCGGCTGTGCGTGAAACCAGCCGCTATTTCGACGCCGCCAACTTCGCCGCGCGGATCAAGGCCCCCACGCTCATTGGTATCGGATTGAAGGATACCACCTGTCCGCCTGCGACGGTATGGGCCGCGACCAACCAGATCAAAGCGTATACGGAAATCGTGCCGCTGCCGGTATCGGGGCACCAGGATTTCGAGGGCTCGCAGCAACCCTACGTGGACCGCGTTTACCAAGGCTGGCTGCCGGCGCTCAAGATGGGCGAGCCCGCGCCGGTCGCGCTGACGGGACCGCAGGCGCATCGGGCCCTGCTCGATCAACTCGGCATCGATAAATTGCGGCCGGGAGCCGATCCCCGGGATCCCGCCGCCCCCAACGCGCCCAATTACGACGAAGCCAAAGCCAATGTGTATCCGGATCTTCCCGACGCGCTGAAGTCGGACGACGGGACGCCGGTGCGGACGGCGGCGGAGTGGACCGCGCAACGTCGGGCCGAGATTGCGGAGCATTTTGAACGCGAGTTCTACGGTCGGATTCCGGACGACGTGCCGGCCGTGACCTGGGAGGTGCTCGATACGATCGCCGAGACCAAAGGCGACATGGCCGTTACCACCAAGCACCTCGCGGGGCGGGTCGACCACCGCGAGTATCCGTTTCTCGAAGTCACCATCGAACTTTCCGTCACGGTGCCCGCGAACGCCGAGGGCCCCGTGCCGACCGTGCTGCATTTTGGCTGGCCCGCCCGCATTCTGGCACTGTTCCCGCAGCCAGAGGGACCGACGTGGGAGGAGCAGGTCCTCGCACATGGCTGGGGGGTGGCGACGATCGTGCCGACGAGTTTTCAGGCGGATAATGCGGAAGGATTGACGCAAGGCATCATCGGTTTGACCAGCCACGGCAAACCGCGCGGTTTGGCAGACTGGGGCGCACTGCGCGCCTGGGCGTGGGGCGCCAGCCGGGCGATGGATTATTTCGAGGCCGATCCGGCCGTTGATTCCGATCAAGTGACCATCGAAGGGCTGTCGCGCTACGGTAAAGCGGTGCTGGTTGCGATGGCGTTTGATGAGCGTTTTGCGGTCGGCTTCGTCGGCTCGTCGGGAGCGGGCGGCGCGAAGCTTTACCGCCGTGATTTTGGCGAGCGGGTGGAGAATCTTGCCGGCGGCGGCGCCTACCACTGGATGGCGGGCAATTTTCTCAAATATGCCGGACCGCTCACTGCGGCGGACATGCCCGTGGACGCGCACGAACTCATTGCGATGTGCGCGCCGCGGCCGGTGTTTGTGAGTGCGGGTTCACCCAACGTGGAAGGTCAATGGATCGACCAACGTGGCATGTTCATGGCCACGGCCGCCGCGAGCCCGGTCTATGAGTTGCTGGGGCTTCGCGGTCTGGGCACCGACGTTTACCCGGCGGAGGAAGAGACGGTGGCCTCCGGGGATCTGGCCTGGCGCCAACATGCGGGCGGACACACCACGCTGCCCAACTGGCCGGCGTTCTTAGACTGGGCCGATCGCTACATCACCACTCCGTCGGCGGTGACGCCCTAG
- a CDS encoding DUF374 domain-containing protein, which yields MPPSADESSRATTITGFNRIVLWVMGFVLRVWSRTIRMTIDPVSRTALGTIDEPIALATWHNRLFLAGECTRRYRNNQPFHGLISASKDGAWLVGFFEMIGIKAIRGSSSWGAREAASAMIAVARSGGDIAITPDGPRGPCYEFKPGGLIISRRANVPLLLVGMQFKGRIKVLRSWDRFIVPWPFTKVHLHCRIVRPTELPRDRTQAIADLTRLMHELNGTTTAATDPARA from the coding sequence GTGCCTCCCTCCGCCGACGAGTCTTCGCGTGCCACCACGATCACCGGATTTAACCGGATCGTATTGTGGGTGATGGGCTTCGTGCTGCGCGTGTGGTCGCGCACGATCCGCATGACCATCGATCCCGTTTCGCGCACCGCGCTTGGCACGATTGACGAACCCATCGCGCTGGCCACCTGGCACAACCGCCTGTTTCTCGCGGGCGAATGCACCCGCCGGTATCGGAACAACCAGCCGTTTCACGGCTTGATCAGCGCGAGCAAAGACGGCGCGTGGCTGGTGGGGTTTTTCGAAATGATCGGCATCAAAGCCATACGCGGTTCGTCGAGTTGGGGCGCGCGCGAGGCCGCGTCCGCCATGATCGCGGTGGCCCGCTCCGGCGGCGACATCGCGATCACGCCCGACGGCCCGCGCGGTCCCTGTTATGAATTCAAGCCGGGCGGTCTGATCATTTCCCGCCGGGCCAACGTCCCTCTGCTCCTGGTGGGCATGCAGTTTAAAGGCCGGATCAAAGTGCTGCGCAGTTGGGACCGGTTCATCGTGCCGTGGCCGTTCACGAAGGTGCATTTGCATTGCCGCATCGTGCGCCCCACCGAGCTGCCCCGCGACCGCACGCAAGCCATTGCCGATCTGACCCGGTTGATGCACGAGTTGAACGGCACGACCACCGCAGCCACCGATCCCGCCCGGGCATAA
- a CDS encoding GIY-YIG nuclease family protein: MHYVYQIESISHAGERYIGSTADLKARLIKHNEGGSPHTAKYRPWKLVSYQAFESPEKARAFEAYLKSGSGRAFAQRHIW; the protein is encoded by the coding sequence ATGCACTACGTCTACCAAATCGAATCCATTTCGCATGCGGGAGAACGTTACATCGGCTCCACCGCCGACCTCAAAGCTCGCCTCATCAAACACAACGAAGGCGGCTCGCCCCACACGGCCAAATACCGCCCATGGAAATTGGTGAGCTACCAAGCATTTGAGTCCCCAGAGAAAGCCCGGGCATTCGAAGCCTACCTCAAATCAGGCTCCGGCCGCGCGTTCGCCCAAAGGCATATTTGGTGA
- a CDS encoding transglutaminase-like domain-containing protein has translation MTVRVGCSLGYRATGDATLLLNLRPQTHAAHAVIFEALTIGDELPTESFGDSHGNHMLRGRLSPGEHFLRYDAIVAVTSQPDDQGAHASSSSPAAHLPPEVLRYAFPSRYADSDKLVNFAWQHFGHIADGYPRVRAISQWIHENIEYRYGSGVTEMSAWDVLRRGHGVCRDFAHLAIALNRTFNVPARYVTGHMPDIGFPDPENHMDFHAYAEVYLGDRWYTTDARFHVPRIGRIKVSCGLDAVDGAFSTIFGGANLSYFQVWAYQVKHGTVGVGDPLDFTQRLDNQTTIVTEAPYFVPER, from the coding sequence ATGACCGTGCGAGTCGGGTGCAGCCTCGGCTATCGCGCCACCGGCGACGCGACCTTGTTGCTCAATCTGCGTCCGCAAACGCATGCAGCGCACGCGGTCATATTTGAAGCGCTGACGATTGGGGACGAACTCCCCACCGAGTCGTTTGGTGACAGTCACGGCAACCACATGTTGCGGGGCCGACTCAGCCCCGGAGAACATTTTCTGCGCTACGACGCCATCGTGGCCGTGACCTCGCAGCCAGACGATCAGGGGGCCCACGCCTCGTCCTCTTCTCCGGCGGCCCATTTGCCCCCGGAGGTGCTGCGCTACGCCTTTCCCAGTCGTTACGCCGATTCTGACAAATTGGTGAACTTTGCCTGGCAACACTTCGGCCACATCGCCGACGGTTATCCCCGCGTGCGCGCGATCAGCCAGTGGATTCACGAGAACATCGAATACCGCTACGGCTCCGGGGTCACGGAGATGAGTGCCTGGGATGTGTTGCGACGCGGCCATGGCGTTTGCCGGGATTTCGCGCATCTCGCAATCGCGCTCAACCGCACGTTCAACGTGCCCGCGCGTTACGTCACCGGGCACATGCCTGACATTGGTTTTCCCGATCCCGAAAACCACATGGATTTCCATGCCTACGCCGAAGTCTATCTCGGAGACCGTTGGTATACCACCGATGCGCGCTTCCACGTCCCCCGCATCGGCCGCATCAAGGTTTCCTGCGGATTGGATGCCGTGGACGGCGCGTTCTCCACGATTTTCGGCGGCGCGAACTTGTCCTACTTTCAGGTTTGGGCCTACCAAGTGAAGCATGGCACTGTCGGCGTCGGCGACCCGCTCGACTTCACCCAACGGCTCGACAACCAGACGACCATCGTCACCGAAGCGCCCTACTTCGTGCCGGAACGGTAG
- a CDS encoding DNA-directed RNA polymerase subunit omega, whose product MRNDYLQSAFKVIDDPNILVNVVSRRVKQLRRGARPMIESLEKLALEDLALREIAEGKISYTLGESESQTLAVEPRARTLASLLGNA is encoded by the coding sequence ATGCGCAACGACTATCTGCAGAGTGCCTTTAAGGTCATTGATGATCCCAATATCCTCGTGAACGTGGTTTCACGTCGCGTGAAACAACTTCGTCGCGGGGCGCGCCCCATGATTGAATCCTTGGAAAAGCTGGCGTTGGAAGATCTGGCGCTGCGCGAAATCGCCGAGGGCAAGATCAGCTACACCCTGGGGGAATCCGAATCGCAGACGCTGGCGGTGGAACCACGAGCGCGGACGTTGGCTTCTCTCTTGGGCAACGCCTAG